A genomic region of Coraliomargarita sinensis contains the following coding sequences:
- a CDS encoding 6-pyruvoyl trahydropterin synthase family protein, translating into MITCKKSYRDIPFAHRQHLHDGHCAFIHGHNWTITLTFACEALDTNGFVVDFGKLGYIKKWIAKHLDHACLFNENDPEREKLLKNYGNLFQAYVLPNCSCEGIAQHLYEVFNPMVQEATNGRAWITSVEVEEDSKNSAKYSAGE; encoded by the coding sequence ATGATCACCTGTAAGAAAAGTTACCGGGATATTCCCTTCGCCCATCGTCAGCATTTGCACGACGGACACTGCGCCTTCATCCACGGCCATAACTGGACGATTACGCTGACCTTTGCCTGCGAGGCATTGGATACGAACGGCTTCGTCGTGGATTTCGGCAAGCTTGGTTATATCAAAAAGTGGATTGCCAAGCATCTCGACCACGCCTGCCTCTTCAACGAAAACGACCCGGAGAGAGAGAAGCTGCTCAAGAACTACGGGAACCTGTTTCAAGCCTACGTGCTCCCGAACTGTTCCTGCGAAGGCATCGCCCAACATCTTTACGAAGTGTTCAACCCGATGGTGCAGGAAGCGACCAATGGCCGCGCATGGATTACCTCGGTCGAGGTCGAAGAAGACTCCAAGAATTCGGCGAAGTATTCAGCAGGAGAATAA
- a CDS encoding peptidylprolyl isomerase, translating to MKNPKTNRIILCALFATAPFLYAEEAPAADKSVENSAEKSVPQLSEQELHEMLGYLTALSGGVSSLQLDEAAITELARGLHKALSGEISMASLSQPEVQAALGEAQARAEAVQQSSEKLPGFSEGSLEKIGVVVSMQSGVQQLGFGADEADAIRDGFIEGASAKEMDPEIEAKMPAFQAFIQSRMEKAQAAVAAQEEKAREAAMAEFKNVADEWSQKDNINVVLETTQGDVEIELYPKEAPLAVANFVGHIENDYYDGLIFHRVIDGFMIQGGDPLGKGTGGESIWGKPFPDEFSDTLRFDEKGLLAMANSGPMTNGSQFFITTSKPNWLNDKHTIFGKVVEGYDNVEKIEKTETGAQDKPVEDQKIVQAYVKE from the coding sequence ATGAAAAATCCCAAAACCAATCGAATCATCCTCTGCGCGCTTTTTGCGACGGCGCCGTTTCTTTATGCAGAAGAAGCACCAGCCGCAGATAAATCTGTAGAAAATTCCGCGGAGAAATCCGTACCGCAGCTTTCTGAGCAGGAGCTCCACGAAATGCTGGGCTATCTGACCGCGTTGAGTGGCGGTGTCAGTTCGCTTCAGTTGGACGAGGCCGCTATTACTGAACTGGCTCGCGGCTTGCACAAAGCACTGTCCGGCGAGATTAGCATGGCTTCGCTCTCGCAGCCTGAAGTTCAGGCGGCGCTGGGTGAGGCTCAGGCGCGTGCCGAGGCGGTTCAACAATCGAGCGAAAAACTCCCCGGATTTTCGGAAGGCTCACTCGAAAAAATTGGTGTGGTTGTTTCGATGCAATCGGGCGTTCAGCAGCTTGGTTTCGGAGCGGACGAGGCTGACGCGATCCGGGATGGTTTCATCGAGGGCGCCAGCGCGAAGGAGATGGATCCGGAAATCGAGGCCAAGATGCCCGCTTTCCAGGCATTTATCCAAAGCCGGATGGAAAAAGCCCAGGCTGCCGTAGCGGCTCAGGAAGAGAAAGCCCGTGAGGCCGCGATGGCAGAATTTAAGAACGTCGCTGACGAGTGGAGTCAAAAGGACAACATCAATGTCGTCCTCGAAACCACGCAAGGTGATGTTGAAATCGAACTTTACCCCAAAGAAGCACCGCTAGCGGTGGCCAATTTCGTCGGTCATATTGAGAACGACTACTACGACGGTCTTATTTTCCACCGGGTCATTGATGGATTCATGATTCAAGGTGGCGACCCTCTGGGTAAGGGCACCGGTGGGGAGTCGATCTGGGGCAAGCCTTTCCCCGACGAGTTTAGCGATACGCTGCGCTTTGATGAGAAGGGTCTTCTTGCGATGGCCAACTCCGGGCCGATGACGAATGGAAGCCAGTTTTTTATCACCACCAGTAAGCCGAACTGGTTGAACGACAAGCATACCATTTTCGGTAAGGTGGTCGAAGGTTACGATAACGTGGAGAAAATCGAAAAGACCGAAACCGGCGCACAGGACAAGCCGGTTGAGGATCAGAAGATTGTTCAGGCTTACGTTAAAGAGTAG
- a CDS encoding sigma-54-dependent transcriptional regulator, whose translation MSAAPSKPKILVIDDDDDLRYSLKRVFSGRQYEVVEANSAEKGLEVAEKEKPDVILLDNRMEGMSGIEALQHLRGINPNAMIILMTAYGTTQTTIEAMKFGAFDYIMKPFDLKKILSITEAALATSSDLDRANKDESSGGISQEDVDGGIIGSSAAMQDVFKMIGQVAASEVTVMITGESGTGKELIARSIFQNSLRSQKPYIAVNCAAIPENLIESELFGHEKGSFTGATSQRIGKFELCDGGTIFLDEIGDMALTTQTKILRALQEGEIQRVGSSETIKVDVRMLAATNKPLEEMVEEKTFREDLYYRLNVVRIQLPPLRERMEDVPLLIDFALKRLKQDRKAHVSAVSPEALASLMKYTWPGNVRELENIIYRSAVMAQSDTILMKDLPREILSAVGADMSSPKMPTPKKEAAKEAELESKTAGEEVLLGAPEENAFDGAYRLLRSEQGNNILEHAERELIRRALEEVGGKQVKAAEILGMTRSTLRKRIDQYDLG comes from the coding sequence ATGTCAGCAGCGCCATCCAAACCCAAGATCCTGGTAATCGACGACGACGATGACCTTCGCTATTCCTTGAAACGCGTCTTTTCAGGTAGGCAATACGAAGTCGTTGAGGCGAATAGCGCTGAGAAAGGCCTCGAGGTCGCGGAGAAGGAGAAGCCTGATGTGATCCTTCTTGATAATCGCATGGAGGGCATGAGTGGGATCGAGGCGCTGCAACATCTTCGCGGGATTAATCCCAATGCCATGATCATATTAATGACGGCTTACGGGACGACCCAGACGACGATTGAAGCGATGAAGTTCGGTGCGTTCGACTACATCATGAAGCCCTTTGATCTAAAGAAGATCCTTTCGATTACGGAAGCGGCGCTGGCGACATCGAGTGATTTGGATCGTGCCAACAAAGACGAGTCGAGCGGGGGCATCAGCCAGGAAGATGTCGATGGTGGGATTATCGGCAGCTCCGCCGCCATGCAGGACGTGTTCAAGATGATCGGGCAGGTGGCCGCCAGCGAAGTGACGGTCATGATCACCGGCGAGAGCGGCACGGGCAAAGAACTGATCGCACGTTCGATCTTTCAGAACAGTCTTCGTTCCCAGAAGCCCTACATAGCCGTCAACTGTGCGGCGATACCGGAAAACCTCATCGAAAGTGAGCTTTTTGGCCATGAGAAGGGTTCTTTTACCGGGGCGACCAGTCAGCGCATCGGTAAATTCGAACTATGCGATGGCGGCACGATTTTCCTCGATGAGATCGGGGATATGGCGCTGACCACTCAGACGAAGATTCTGCGGGCCCTGCAGGAAGGTGAAATCCAGAGGGTTGGGAGCAGCGAGACGATCAAGGTGGATGTCCGCATGCTCGCGGCGACCAATAAACCGCTCGAAGAAATGGTGGAGGAGAAAACCTTCCGCGAAGACCTTTATTACCGCCTGAATGTGGTGCGCATCCAGTTGCCGCCGTTACGGGAGCGCATGGAGGACGTGCCCCTGCTGATCGATTTTGCACTCAAGCGGCTCAAGCAGGATCGTAAGGCACACGTCAGTGCAGTCTCTCCGGAGGCGTTGGCTAGCTTGATGAAGTACACCTGGCCCGGCAATGTTCGTGAGTTAGAGAACATTATCTACCGGAGCGCGGTGATGGCTCAAAGCGATACGATCTTGATGAAGGATCTGCCCAGGGAGATTCTCTCTGCTGTCGGTGCCGATATGTCATCGCCAAAAATGCCCACTCCAAAAAAGGAAGCGGCAAAAGAGGCAGAGCTTGAAAGCAAAACCGCCGGGGAAGAAGTGCTGCTTGGGGCGCCGGAAGAGAATGCCTTCGATGGCGCTTATCGCCTTCTGCGCAGCGAGCAGGGGAATAATATTCTCGAGCATGCTGAACGGGAGCTGATTCGGCGCGCCCTCGAAGAGGTTGGCGGGAAGCAGGTAAAAGCTGCTGAAATACTGGGCATGACCCGGTCGACCCTTCGAAAGCGAATCGACCAATACGACCTGGGCTAG
- a CDS encoding NfeD family protein → MMLILGLILAALVLIFFEVILPGGILGLLALACIVGATWLGFADYGVAGGALTFLGSLIAVGLLVFVEFKLMANSKWGKGFFLGSSVSGHSNVAQGEDSMIGQEATAMTRLNPSGKIAIDGRSYEAYSQDGYIDSGETVIVTKRENFKLIIKKP, encoded by the coding sequence ATGATGTTGATCTTGGGACTGATCCTGGCCGCTCTGGTTCTCATCTTTTTTGAGGTGATCCTGCCCGGAGGCATACTCGGGCTGCTGGCCCTGGCCTGTATTGTCGGTGCCACCTGGCTGGGTTTCGCGGATTATGGTGTGGCCGGTGGCGCGCTGACTTTTCTTGGATCGTTAATTGCAGTCGGACTCTTGGTCTTTGTCGAATTCAAGCTGATGGCCAATTCCAAGTGGGGCAAAGGCTTCTTCCTGGGCTCTTCTGTCTCGGGGCACTCGAATGTTGCCCAGGGGGAGGACAGTATGATTGGTCAGGAAGCCACGGCGATGACTCGTTTAAATCCCAGTGGAAAGATTGCAATCGACGGACGATCCTACGAAGCTTATTCACAAGATGGTTATATCGATTCCGGAGAGACGGTGATCGTGACCAAACGAGAAAATTTTAAACTCATCATCAAAAAACCATGA
- a CDS encoding NUDIX hydrolase: MTTEELFDVVDEQDRVLRSEARSVVHRDGLLHRAVHIFVFNSSGELYLQRRSMNKDSAPGKWVSSCSGHVDSGENYDAAARRELGEEIGLYDPINMKPVFKEAACRPTGNEFVWVYDCHSEGPFILDPDEVSDGQWIGLDAVNGWIEERPRDFAWSFTHLWAKYRKLVER; this comes from the coding sequence ATGACCACAGAAGAACTCTTTGACGTTGTCGATGAGCAGGACCGTGTGCTCCGCTCCGAGGCCCGTTCGGTAGTTCACCGTGATGGTCTCCTGCACCGGGCCGTGCACATCTTTGTTTTTAACTCAAGCGGTGAACTCTATCTGCAACGCCGTTCGATGAATAAAGACAGTGCGCCAGGCAAATGGGTAAGCTCCTGCTCGGGCCATGTCGACAGCGGTGAGAATTATGATGCCGCCGCACGCCGTGAATTGGGTGAGGAAATCGGCCTCTATGATCCGATCAATATGAAGCCGGTTTTTAAGGAAGCGGCCTGCCGTCCAACTGGAAATGAGTTTGTCTGGGTCTATGACTGTCACTCTGAAGGCCCTTTCATACTTGATCCGGACGAGGTTAGCGACGGGCAGTGGATCGGACTGGATGCGGTCAATGGCTGGATCGAAGAACGCCCCCGTGATTTTGCCTGGTCCTTTACTCATTTATGGGCGAAATACCGAAAGCTGGTAGAGCGCTAA
- the queC gene encoding 7-cyano-7-deazaguanine synthase QueC: MKTLVIYSGGLDSTVLLYDLHQAGLDLGALSVNYGQRHGCELKSAATICNELGISHKIADLSSIQSLLSGSSLTSPDIAVAEGHYTEENMKTTVVPNRNMILLALATGHALSIGAQQVAYAAHSGDHAIYPDCRNEFADAMAQAMALCDWKQVELSRPFVDWTKADIVRRGAALGVPFEQTWSCYKGGEKHCGRCGTCIERREAFDLAGIDDPTIYEAHAPTVEELRANNWRLISI, from the coding sequence ATGAAAACTCTCGTCATCTATTCCGGCGGTCTCGATTCGACCGTTTTGCTGTACGACCTGCATCAGGCAGGCCTCGACTTAGGAGCGCTCTCCGTCAACTACGGCCAGCGTCATGGCTGTGAGCTGAAGTCTGCGGCAACGATCTGCAACGAACTCGGCATATCGCACAAAATTGCCGATCTGTCTTCGATCCAATCGCTCCTCTCAGGAAGCAGCCTGACCTCCCCGGATATCGCAGTAGCCGAAGGACACTACACGGAGGAGAACATGAAAACCACGGTGGTGCCGAACCGGAATATGATCCTGCTCGCGCTGGCCACCGGACATGCTCTCTCCATCGGCGCGCAGCAAGTGGCCTATGCCGCCCACAGCGGCGATCACGCCATCTACCCGGATTGTCGCAATGAATTTGCCGACGCCATGGCCCAGGCCATGGCCCTGTGCGACTGGAAACAGGTCGAGCTCAGCCGCCCCTTTGTCGACTGGACCAAGGCCGACATCGTACGGCGCGGCGCTGCACTGGGCGTGCCCTTCGAGCAGACCTGGTCCTGCTACAAAGGCGGCGAAAAACACTGCGGGCGCTGCGGTACCTGTATCGAACGGCGCGAGGCCTTCGACTTGGCGGGGATCGACGATCCGACAATCTACGAAGCCCACGCACCGACGGTTGAGGAACTTCGCGCCAACAATTGGCGACTCATTTCAATCTAA
- the floA gene encoding flotillin-like protein FloA (flotillin-like protein involved in membrane lipid rafts) — protein MTSTPLPLALTSWQLGLAAILGLILVIAFFIIITFFSIWLRALLSGAPVGFPTLVAMRLRGVPASVIVDARIAAVKAGLEMPVNDLEAHYLAEGNVIQTVQALVAADKANIELDWQRACAIDLATKGTGKSVLEAVRTSINPKVINCPDPNGGRGTIDGVAKDGIQVKARARVTVRSNLDNYVGSALEETVIARVGEGIVTTIGSADTYKDVLESPDKISKVVLERGLDVGTAFEILSIDIADVDVGENIGAKLQESQAEADKNVAQAKAEMRRAAAVAQEQEMKARVEEMQAKVVEAEAQVPLALAEAFRSGNLGVMDYYRLNNIKADTDMRDSISKGEEDK, from the coding sequence ATGACCTCAACACCACTCCCACTCGCTCTCACCAGTTGGCAACTAGGCTTGGCCGCGATTCTCGGCCTGATCCTGGTCATTGCCTTTTTTATCATTATTACGTTTTTCAGCATCTGGCTGCGTGCCTTGCTTTCAGGTGCTCCAGTCGGTTTCCCGACGTTGGTGGCGATGCGCCTTCGCGGCGTGCCGGCCTCTGTTATCGTCGATGCCCGAATTGCCGCGGTGAAGGCCGGATTGGAAATGCCGGTCAATGATCTCGAAGCCCATTATCTGGCCGAGGGTAATGTTATCCAGACGGTACAGGCACTGGTTGCGGCGGATAAAGCCAATATCGAGTTGGATTGGCAACGTGCCTGCGCCATTGACCTCGCGACCAAGGGCACCGGAAAGTCCGTGCTCGAAGCGGTTCGTACTTCAATTAATCCGAAGGTAATCAATTGCCCTGACCCTAATGGCGGACGCGGCACGATCGACGGCGTCGCCAAGGATGGGATTCAGGTGAAAGCCCGCGCCCGGGTGACGGTTCGTTCCAATCTTGATAATTACGTAGGCAGTGCTTTGGAAGAGACTGTCATTGCCCGTGTCGGCGAGGGTATTGTGACCACCATTGGTTCGGCGGATACCTACAAGGACGTCCTCGAATCACCCGATAAAATTTCCAAGGTCGTTCTGGAACGCGGACTCGATGTTGGCACCGCCTTCGAAATTCTTTCCATCGATATTGCCGATGTTGACGTTGGTGAGAACATTGGTGCGAAACTGCAGGAGTCCCAGGCCGAGGCCGACAAGAATGTCGCCCAAGCCAAGGCAGAAATGCGTCGTGCCGCTGCTGTTGCCCAAGAGCAGGAAATGAAGGCCCGCGTCGAAGAAATGCAGGCCAAGGTGGTCGAAGCCGAGGCACAGGTGCCGCTGGCACTGGCAGAAGCCTTCCGCTCCGGCAATCTCGGTGTAATGGACTACTATCGCTTGAACAATATTAAGGCGGATACCGACATGCGCGACTCCATCTCCAAAGGGGAAGAGGATAAGTAA
- a CDS encoding 7-carboxy-7-deazaguanine synthase QueE, with protein sequence MLPVHEQFYSFQGEGTHAGRAAYFIRTFGCPVHCPWCDSAGTWHPDYIPDRINRIAEEELAAAAAASKAEFVIVTGGEPSIHNLQPLVAALHQAGLKAHLETSGAFPIQGEFDWVTLSPKRWKLPLSENLSKADEFKIIVDSPGVIEEYTQPLNAKERPVWLHPEWSQRENGEVLNAITDWVKAHGAPYRAGWQMHKPYKADFLDPNSAQVAPLGGDPNKGY encoded by the coding sequence ATGCTACCGGTTCACGAACAGTTCTATAGCTTTCAAGGAGAAGGCACTCATGCGGGGAGAGCTGCTTATTTCATTCGCACCTTCGGTTGCCCGGTGCATTGCCCCTGGTGCGACTCGGCGGGCACCTGGCACCCGGACTACATTCCGGACAGAATAAACCGTATCGCGGAGGAGGAACTCGCCGCGGCGGCGGCCGCGAGCAAAGCAGAGTTCGTCATTGTGACGGGCGGCGAACCCTCGATTCACAACCTCCAGCCTCTGGTTGCTGCCTTGCATCAGGCCGGCCTCAAAGCCCACCTCGAAACGAGCGGTGCTTTCCCCATTCAGGGCGAGTTCGACTGGGTGACCCTCAGTCCAAAACGATGGAAACTGCCGCTTTCGGAAAATCTTAGCAAAGCCGACGAATTCAAGATCATCGTCGATTCACCCGGGGTGATTGAAGAATATACACAGCCACTGAACGCGAAAGAACGACCGGTCTGGCTCCACCCCGAATGGTCACAGCGAGAGAACGGCGAGGTATTGAATGCGATCACCGATTGGGTGAAGGCACACGGCGCACCCTACCGTGCCGGCTGGCAGATGCACAAACCCTACAAGGCGGATTTCCTGGATCCAAATAGCGCACAAGTGGCACCACTTGGTGGTGACCCGAATAAGGGCTATTAA